In Parasegetibacter sp. NRK P23, a single genomic region encodes these proteins:
- a CDS encoding GH92 family glycosyl hydrolase has product MMKKALLPAAFFTSALLFFSPAGAQVKPQPTPSFTKYVDPYIGTGFHGHVFLGANVPFGAVQLGPVNITEGWDWCSGYHISDTTITGFSHTHLSGTGIGDLGDILLMPVTQQVSMRRSRTGMQMEDGYFTVFSRETERVRPGYYSVFLPRFGVHASLTASERVGFHKYVFPPSPESAVIIDLEAGIGWDDPAETYLHQVNDSTIAGYRYSRGWAAFQKIFFTAVFSKPITGIRLYDSIQQKEGTSLKAQRVKAVVGFASDKSETVLVKVGISPVSEENALMNIRMEIPHWNFDAVVQKADAAWNKELGKINIETDNEDRKKTFYTALYHTMIAPSLFNDHNKDYRGTDDKIYRKANFNNLTTFSLWDTYRAANPLYTIFQPERVKDMVASMLAIYRQQGKLPIWHLMGNETNTMPGYSGVSVLADATLKGLAGVPDSVVLNAMITSAMKGERGIQYVKKYGFIPADSMHESVAMAMEYSIADAGIALLAKKMGRTEAFKYWQSRAENYRRYYDESTRFMRGKITDTEWRTPFSPFESKHNKDDFCEGNAWQYTWLAPQDVDGLIRLLGGEERFVKKLDSLFTVSGDMGAEASSDISGLIGQYAHGNEPSHHITYLYMYAGQPWKTADKVRHILDSMYTAKPDGICGNEDVGQMSAWYIFSALGFYPVHPSKGEYVFGSPVVNRAELKLQGGKVFRLIVRNNSVENKYIQRVTWNGVPYAKSFFRHSELVKGGTMVVEMGAKPSATWGVAKSFRP; this is encoded by the coding sequence ATGATGAAAAAGGCCTTGCTACCAGCCGCTTTTTTCACCAGTGCCCTCCTGTTTTTTTCACCCGCGGGGGCACAGGTGAAACCTCAGCCCACTCCCTCTTTTACGAAGTATGTTGATCCTTACATCGGAACAGGCTTTCATGGCCATGTGTTCCTGGGGGCCAATGTGCCGTTTGGCGCGGTGCAACTGGGTCCGGTGAACATCACGGAAGGATGGGACTGGTGCTCTGGGTACCATATTTCGGATACCACCATTACAGGGTTTTCGCATACCCATCTGAGTGGTACAGGTATCGGCGACCTGGGCGATATTCTCCTGATGCCCGTTACCCAACAGGTGTCTATGCGCCGGTCACGTACCGGGATGCAAATGGAGGACGGTTATTTCACCGTGTTTTCGCGTGAAACCGAACGGGTAAGACCTGGGTATTATTCCGTATTCTTACCGCGTTTCGGGGTGCATGCTTCACTCACCGCGTCTGAAAGGGTGGGCTTCCACAAATATGTGTTCCCGCCTTCTCCGGAGTCAGCGGTGATCATTGATCTTGAAGCGGGCATTGGATGGGATGATCCTGCGGAAACCTATCTGCACCAGGTGAACGATAGTACCATAGCGGGTTACAGGTATTCAAGGGGATGGGCGGCTTTTCAGAAAATCTTCTTTACCGCCGTTTTCTCCAAACCCATCACCGGTATCCGGTTGTACGACAGCATTCAGCAGAAAGAGGGTACTTCTTTAAAGGCGCAAAGGGTAAAAGCCGTGGTAGGCTTCGCTTCCGATAAAAGTGAAACGGTACTCGTGAAAGTGGGCATATCCCCGGTAAGTGAAGAAAACGCGCTGATGAATATACGGATGGAAATTCCCCACTGGAACTTTGACGCGGTAGTACAAAAAGCGGACGCCGCCTGGAACAAAGAACTGGGTAAGATCAATATTGAAACGGACAACGAGGACCGTAAAAAAACGTTTTATACCGCCTTATACCACACAATGATCGCGCCATCCCTGTTCAACGATCACAACAAGGATTACCGGGGCACGGATGATAAAATCTACCGGAAGGCGAACTTTAATAACCTCACTACTTTTTCGCTGTGGGATACCTATCGTGCCGCAAATCCACTCTATACGATCTTTCAGCCGGAAAGGGTGAAAGATATGGTTGCGTCTATGCTGGCGATTTACAGACAACAGGGGAAATTACCCATCTGGCACCTGATGGGCAATGAAACGAATACAATGCCTGGTTACAGCGGGGTCTCCGTATTGGCGGATGCCACATTGAAAGGACTGGCCGGTGTACCCGATTCAGTAGTGCTGAATGCCATGATCACTTCCGCCATGAAAGGAGAACGCGGTATTCAGTATGTAAAGAAATATGGATTTATCCCCGCGGACAGTATGCATGAATCGGTGGCCATGGCAATGGAGTATTCCATCGCGGATGCGGGCATTGCATTGCTGGCGAAGAAAATGGGCAGGACCGAAGCGTTTAAATACTGGCAATCCCGGGCGGAAAATTACCGCCGTTATTACGATGAAAGCACCAGGTTCATGCGTGGGAAAATAACGGATACGGAGTGGAGAACGCCATTCAGTCCCTTTGAGTCGAAACACAACAAAGATGATTTTTGTGAGGGAAATGCCTGGCAATACACCTGGCTCGCGCCGCAGGATGTAGATGGTTTGATCAGATTGCTGGGAGGGGAGGAGCGTTTTGTAAAAAAGCTGGATTCGCTTTTTACTGTATCGGGCGATATGGGTGCGGAAGCTTCCAGTGATATTTCCGGCCTGATCGGGCAGTATGCGCATGGCAACGAGCCCAGTCACCACATTACTTACCTGTACATGTACGCGGGACAACCGTGGAAGACGGCGGATAAAGTGCGGCATATCCTCGATTCGATGTACACGGCAAAGCCCGATGGTATTTGCGGGAACGAAGATGTGGGGCAGATGTCGGCCTGGTACATATTTTCAGCACTTGGGTTTTACCCGGTACATCCTTCAAAGGGAGAATATGTTTTTGGCAGCCCGGTGGTGAACCGCGCTGAATTAAAATTGCAGGGCGGGAAGGTGTTCCGGTTGATCGTCAGGAACAATTCAGTGGAAAACAAATACATCCAGCGCGTCACCTGGAACGGTGTTCCTTATGCGAAGTCATTCTTCCGGCACAGTGAGCTGGTGAAAGGGGGTACAATGGTGGTGGAAATGGGGGCGAAACCTTCGGCCACCTGGGGTGTGGCAAAATCGTTCAGGCCCTGA
- a CDS encoding ribonucleoside-diphosphate reductase subunit alpha: protein MFVIKRNGKKESVKFDKITARIQKLSYGLSALVDPIDVAKKVVEGIYDGVTTTELDNLAAETAASLTTKHPDYALLASRIAVSNLHKNTEKSFSKTMRKLYNYTDPRSGKLLPLLSDEIMEVIEKNAELLDSTIIYDRDFGFDYFGFKTLEKSYLLRLDGKIAERPQHMFMRVSIGIHHDDIESAIITYNLMSERWFTHATPTLFNAGTPKPQMSSCFLLTMKEDSIDGIYDTLRQTAKISQSAGGIGLAIHGIRATGSYIGGTNGTSNGIIPMLRVFNDTARYVDQGGGKRKGAFAIYLEPWHADVFEFLDLRKNHGKEEMRARDLFYALWMPDLFMQRVEENGDWSLFCPNEAPGLHESWGEEFEKLYTTYEKEGKARKTIKAQELWFAIIEAQIETGTPYLLYKDAANRKSNQQNLGTIKSSNLCTEIIEYTSPDEVAVCNLASLALPRFVTDGQFDHQKLYEVTYQATKNLNKIIDFNYYPVEEARNSNMRHRPIGLGVQGLADVFILLRQPFESEAAKVLNKEIFETIYFAAMTASKDLAIKDGAYSTFKGSPLSKGIFQFDMWEEASLSGRWDWDTLRKEVMQHGVRNSLLVAPMPTASTSQILGNNECFEPYTSNIYTRRVLSGEFIVVNKHLLRDLVELGLWSNDMKNKIIKANGSIQKIEEIPANIKELYKTVWEIKQRNLIDMAADRGAFICQSQSLNLFVDAPSSSKLTSMHFYAWKKGLKTGMYYLRTQAAAQAVQFTVEKQGGQNMDPVIPAGTTLQVVDDTAVMMTGQTCTMEEGCVTCSA, encoded by the coding sequence ATGTTCGTCATCAAACGCAATGGTAAAAAAGAAAGCGTCAAATTCGATAAAATCACGGCGCGTATTCAGAAACTTTCCTACGGGCTCAGCGCCCTTGTGGACCCGATTGATGTAGCGAAGAAAGTGGTGGAAGGTATTTACGATGGTGTTACCACTACTGAACTGGACAACCTGGCTGCGGAAACAGCCGCGTCGCTCACCACCAAGCACCCCGATTATGCCCTGCTGGCGAGTCGCATCGCGGTGAGCAACCTGCACAAGAACACTGAAAAGAGTTTCTCCAAAACCATGCGGAAACTCTACAACTATACTGATCCCCGTTCCGGCAAACTGCTGCCCCTGCTCTCCGACGAGATCATGGAGGTGATTGAAAAGAACGCCGAACTGCTGGATTCCACCATCATCTACGACCGTGATTTCGGTTTCGATTATTTTGGTTTCAAAACCCTTGAAAAAAGTTACCTGCTCCGCCTCGACGGCAAGATCGCCGAGCGCCCGCAGCACATGTTCATGCGCGTGTCCATCGGTATTCACCACGATGATATCGAGAGCGCCATCATCACCTACAACCTGATGAGTGAGCGCTGGTTCACACACGCAACCCCAACATTGTTCAACGCAGGTACACCTAAGCCGCAGATGTCGTCCTGCTTCCTGCTCACAATGAAGGAAGACAGCATCGACGGTATTTACGATACACTCCGCCAGACCGCGAAGATTTCGCAGAGCGCCGGTGGTATCGGTCTCGCTATCCATGGCATCCGCGCAACCGGTAGTTATATCGGCGGCACCAACGGTACCAGCAACGGGATCATTCCCATGCTGCGTGTATTCAACGATACGGCCCGTTATGTGGACCAGGGCGGTGGTAAACGCAAAGGCGCTTTCGCCATCTATCTTGAACCCTGGCATGCTGATGTATTTGAGTTCCTCGATCTCCGTAAGAACCACGGTAAAGAAGAAATGCGCGCACGCGACCTGTTCTACGCCCTCTGGATGCCCGACCTGTTTATGCAACGTGTGGAAGAGAACGGCGACTGGAGCCTGTTCTGTCCCAACGAAGCACCGGGACTGCACGAGTCATGGGGAGAAGAATTCGAAAAACTGTACACCACTTACGAAAAAGAAGGAAAGGCCCGCAAAACAATCAAGGCGCAGGAACTGTGGTTCGCCATCATCGAAGCCCAGATCGAAACAGGGACACCTTACCTCCTCTATAAAGACGCGGCCAACCGCAAGAGCAACCAGCAGAACCTGGGTACCATCAAAAGTTCCAACCTCTGCACCGAGATCATCGAATACACTTCTCCCGATGAAGTGGCCGTTTGTAACCTCGCTTCGCTCGCGCTGCCCCGCTTCGTAACCGATGGTCAGTTCGACCACCAGAAGTTGTATGAAGTAACCTACCAGGCTACCAAAAACCTGAACAAGATCATCGACTTCAACTACTACCCCGTGGAAGAAGCACGCAATTCCAATATGCGTCACCGTCCTATCGGATTGGGTGTGCAAGGTTTGGCCGATGTGTTCATCCTCCTGCGTCAGCCGTTTGAAAGTGAAGCCGCTAAAGTGTTGAACAAAGAGATTTTTGAAACGATCTACTTCGCCGCCATGACCGCCAGTAAAGACCTGGCTATTAAAGACGGCGCTTACTCCACTTTCAAAGGTTCGCCGCTTTCAAAAGGTATTTTCCAGTTCGATATGTGGGAAGAAGCTTCCCTATCCGGTCGCTGGGATTGGGATACCCTGCGCAAGGAAGTAATGCAGCACGGTGTGCGCAACTCGCTGCTGGTGGCACCGATGCCAACGGCTTCCACTTCGCAGATTCTCGGTAACAACGAATGTTTCGAACCTTACACTTCCAACATCTATACCCGTCGCGTACTCAGCGGTGAGTTCATCGTCGTGAACAAGCACCTCCTCCGCGACCTGGTGGAACTCGGCCTGTGGAGCAACGATATGAAGAACAAGATCATCAAAGCCAACGGTTCCATCCAGAAAATTGAAGAGATTCCCGCCAACATCAAGGAACTCTACAAAACAGTATGGGAGATCAAACAAAGGAACCTCATCGATATGGCCGCCGACCGCGGGGCATTCATCTGCCAGTCGCAGTCGCTTAACCTCTTCGTGGACGCGCCTTCTTCTTCCAAACTCACTTCCATGCACTTCTACGCCTGGAAAAAAGGTTTGAAGACCGGTATGTACTACCTGCGTACACAGGCCGCCGCGCAAGCTGTTCAGTTCACGGTGGAAAAACAGGGTGGCCAGAACATGGATCCCGTGATTCCCGCAGGAACTACTTTGCAGGTGGTGGATGATACTGCAGTGATGATGACAGGGCAAACCTGCACGATGGAAGAGGGCTGTGTTACTTGTAGCGCTTAA
- a CDS encoding ribonucleoside-diphosphate reductase small subunit yields MAQADELLLKENKDRFVILPINYPAVWDMYKKHEASFWTAEEIDLSSDLKDWASLNDGERHFISHVLAFFAASDGIVNENLAVNFMSEVQLPEARCFYGFQIMMENIHSETYALLIDTYIKDPQEKHRLFHAIDTVPAVKKKAEWALRWIEQGSFAERLVAFAAVEGIFFSGSFCSIFWMKKRGLMPGLTFSNELISRDEGMHCEFACLLYSMLSNKLSQEEVYKIIGDAVVIEKEFITEALPVDLIGMNARLMQQYIEFVADRWLSELGYPKMFNATNPFDFMEMISLQGKTNFFEKRVGDYQKAGVMSGSKEAQTFSLDEDF; encoded by the coding sequence ATGGCGCAAGCAGATGAACTCCTGTTGAAGGAGAACAAAGACAGATTCGTGATTCTTCCCATCAACTACCCGGCTGTATGGGATATGTACAAAAAGCATGAAGCCTCGTTCTGGACGGCGGAAGAGATTGACCTCAGTTCCGACCTGAAAGACTGGGCCTCACTGAACGATGGCGAACGTCATTTCATCTCGCATGTGCTGGCTTTCTTCGCCGCAAGCGACGGTATTGTGAACGAAAACCTGGCGGTGAACTTCATGAGTGAAGTGCAATTGCCCGAAGCACGTTGCTTCTATGGCTTCCAGATCATGATGGAGAACATCCATTCTGAAACTTACGCCCTGTTGATTGATACTTATATTAAAGACCCACAGGAAAAACACCGGTTGTTTCATGCGATTGACACGGTGCCCGCGGTGAAGAAAAAAGCGGAATGGGCGCTCCGTTGGATCGAACAGGGTTCTTTCGCTGAAAGGCTGGTGGCTTTCGCCGCTGTGGAAGGCATTTTCTTCTCCGGCAGCTTCTGCTCCATTTTCTGGATGAAGAAACGCGGCCTGATGCCGGGACTTACCTTCTCCAACGAACTGATCAGCCGTGATGAAGGCATGCACTGCGAATTCGCCTGTCTCCTGTACAGCATGCTGAGCAACAAACTTTCCCAGGAAGAAGTATATAAGATCATCGGCGATGCCGTAGTGATCGAAAAAGAATTCATTACCGAAGCGCTCCCTGTTGACCTGATCGGGATGAACGCCCGCCTCATGCAACAATACATTGAGTTTGTGGCCGACCGCTGGCTCTCTGAACTGGGTTACCCCAAAATGTTCAACGCCACCAACCCGTTCGATTTCATGGAAATGATCTCCCTCCAGGGCAAAACCAACTTCTTCGAAAAACGGGTAGGCGATTACCAGAAAGCCGGTGTGATGTCGGGTTCCAAAGAAGCGCAGACTTTCAGCCTCGACGAAGACTTTTAA
- a CDS encoding DASS family sodium-coupled anion symporter → MKKSIAVPAGIALALLVYFLNPFGLAPKAMLTLSIGVLMVFWWVSEALPMPVVALLPLVLFPSFGIGTLKNTALPYADPVIFLFMGGFLLGLAIEKWNLHRRIALNIVRITGTSGNRIVLGFILSTGFLSMWLSNTATTMMMFPIALSVVNVLKEHPRNGARYDHFAVAIMLSIAYASNLGGIATVIGTPPNVAFVGYMQERYNMTIDFASWMAVCFPLALLLMLSMYVVMVKWLFPNHIKAEESTRMVIREELAKLGPMRVSEKRVLIVFCTTALLWILKDLINQLNLIKLDDTVIAIAGGTALFFIPSGKENTKENALLTWEDTSKMAWGILLLFGGGITLANALENAGLMKQLGEWLAGFAGNGGFVLVVMITILSIFISEVMSNVAQVIVFAPVMAGMADALHINPMLLGVPMTLAASCASMLPMGTPPNAIVFASGHIRLGQMVKAGLVLNLLAIVLISVFCWYVLPVFF, encoded by the coding sequence ATGAAGAAATCGATTGCTGTTCCTGCCGGTATAGCACTGGCGTTGCTCGTGTATTTTCTGAATCCCTTCGGGCTCGCCCCGAAAGCCATGCTCACCCTGTCCATCGGTGTGCTCATGGTTTTCTGGTGGGTGAGCGAAGCCCTCCCCATGCCCGTGGTGGCGCTGTTGCCGCTGGTATTATTCCCTTCTTTTGGCATCGGCACATTAAAAAACACAGCGCTCCCCTATGCCGATCCCGTTATCTTCCTGTTCATGGGCGGCTTCCTGCTGGGACTCGCCATCGAAAAATGGAACCTGCACCGGCGCATCGCGCTGAACATCGTTCGCATTACCGGCACCAGCGGTAACCGGATTGTACTGGGTTTTATACTCAGCACCGGTTTCCTGAGCATGTGGCTCAGCAATACCGCCACCACCATGATGATGTTTCCCATCGCGCTTTCCGTAGTGAACGTACTGAAAGAACATCCCCGCAACGGCGCGCGTTACGATCATTTCGCAGTGGCCATCATGCTCTCCATAGCGTATGCTTCCAACCTGGGTGGCATCGCCACCGTTATAGGAACACCGCCCAACGTGGCTTTCGTGGGCTACATGCAGGAACGCTACAACATGACCATCGATTTCGCCAGTTGGATGGCCGTTTGTTTTCCCCTTGCGCTGTTGCTGATGCTGAGTATGTATGTCGTGATGGTGAAATGGCTTTTCCCCAACCACATCAAAGCGGAAGAAAGCACCCGCATGGTGATCAGGGAAGAACTGGCAAAACTAGGTCCGATGCGTGTTTCAGAAAAAAGAGTACTGATCGTATTCTGTACCACTGCCCTCTTATGGATACTGAAAGACCTGATCAATCAGCTGAACCTGATAAAACTGGATGATACCGTGATCGCCATTGCCGGAGGAACGGCGCTCTTCTTTATCCCTTCGGGGAAGGAAAATACAAAAGAGAACGCCCTGCTCACCTGGGAAGACACTTCCAAAATGGCCTGGGGCATCCTGCTGCTTTTCGGAGGCGGCATCACATTGGCCAACGCGCTGGAGAACGCCGGTCTGATGAAGCAACTCGGGGAATGGCTCGCAGGCTTCGCAGGGAACGGTGGTTTTGTATTGGTGGTCATGATCACCATCCTTTCCATTTTTATTTCCGAAGTAATGAGCAACGTGGCACAGGTGATTGTATTCGCGCCGGTGATGGCAGGTATGGCCGATGCACTGCACATCAACCCCATGTTGCTCGGCGTTCCGATGACGCTGGCAGCAAGTTGCGCATCTATGCTGCCGATGGGCACGCCGCCCAATGCGATCGTTTTCGCGAGTGGGCATATCCGTTTGGGACAAATGGTGAAAGCCGGGCTGGTGCTGAATTTGCTGGCGATTGTGCTGATTTCAGTGTTCTGCTGGTATGTGCTGCCGGTGTTCTTTTGA
- a CDS encoding 2Fe-2S iron-sulfur cluster-binding protein, producing the protein MNITITVEDREGDVQTLEAPTDMGLNLMEFLKASEYAIVAACGGMAMCGTCHVQVVHGLEKLPEKGDAEMDMLDTLPDADDDSRLACQLKLDPAMDGAYFKLLAEEEEV; encoded by the coding sequence ATGAACATCACGATCACAGTAGAGGACAGGGAAGGCGATGTACAAACGCTGGAAGCGCCCACCGACATGGGGCTGAACCTCATGGAGTTCCTCAAAGCTTCAGAATACGCCATCGTGGCCGCCTGCGGCGGAATGGCCATGTGCGGCACCTGTCATGTGCAGGTGGTGCACGGACTTGAAAAACTGCCCGAAAAAGGCGACGCCGAAATGGACATGCTGGATACGTTGCCCGATGCGGATGACGATAGCCGACTGGCCTGCCAACTGAAACTGGATCCCGCCATGGACGGGGCTTATTTTAAGCTGCTGGCGGAAGAGGAGGAGGTGTAA
- a CDS encoding NAD(P)/FAD-dependent oxidoreductase yields the protein MIQTDICIIGAGPVGLFAVFEAGLLKMRCHVMDALPQVGGQLSEIYPHKPIYDIPGSPGVLAQELVDNLMKQIEPFAPTFTLGERVEEVVKQEDGSFIVTTSDKTSVHCKVIVIAAGLGCFEPRKPAVEQLEEFEGKGVAYMVKDPEVFRNKNIVLAGGGDSALDWTNYLADVAASVTLVHRGETFRGAPDSAEKVFELAKEGRINLVLKANVVKIEGNGKLNAVLVQDDAKNLNTIQADYFIPLFGLSPKLGPIANWGLNVEKSAITVNTFDYSTNVEGIFAIGDINTYPGKLKLILCGFHEAALMAQSAFKYVYPDQRLSFKYTTVNGVNAF from the coding sequence ATGATACAGACAGATATTTGCATAATAGGAGCGGGTCCGGTGGGCCTGTTCGCTGTGTTTGAGGCCGGCCTGCTGAAAATGCGCTGCCATGTGATGGATGCCCTGCCGCAGGTGGGCGGGCAACTTTCTGAGATTTATCCCCATAAGCCCATCTACGATATCCCTGGTTCTCCAGGCGTACTCGCCCAGGAACTGGTGGACAACCTGATGAAGCAGATTGAACCCTTCGCGCCCACTTTCACCCTCGGCGAAAGAGTGGAGGAAGTAGTGAAACAGGAAGATGGTTCTTTTATAGTGACCACCTCCGATAAAACTTCCGTGCACTGTAAAGTTATCGTGATCGCAGCCGGACTGGGCTGTTTTGAGCCCCGTAAACCGGCCGTTGAACAACTCGAGGAGTTTGAAGGCAAAGGGGTGGCTTACATGGTGAAAGATCCCGAAGTGTTCCGAAACAAAAATATTGTGCTGGCGGGTGGTGGAGATTCCGCCCTCGACTGGACCAACTACCTCGCTGATGTGGCCGCGTCGGTGACGCTGGTACACAGGGGCGAGACTTTCCGCGGCGCGCCCGATTCCGCTGAAAAAGTGTTTGAACTGGCCAAAGAAGGAAGGATCAACCTGGTGCTGAAGGCCAACGTGGTGAAGATTGAAGGAAATGGTAAGCTGAACGCGGTGCTGGTGCAGGACGACGCTAAAAACCTGAACACCATACAGGCCGATTACTTCATTCCCTTGTTTGGATTGAGCCCGAAACTGGGTCCTATCGCGAACTGGGGACTGAACGTAGAAAAATCGGCCATTACGGTGAATACTTTTGATTATTCTACCAACGTAGAAGGTATCTTCGCCATCGGTGACATCAATACATATCCGGGCAAACTCAAGCTCATCCTCTGTGGTTTCCATGAGGCCGCGCTGATGGCGCAAAGTGCCTTTAAATATGTATATCCCGATCAGCGGCTGAGTTTCAAATACACCACAGTAAACGGGGTGAACGCTTTTTAA
- a CDS encoding alpha-L-fucosidase — protein sequence MMKKKLWLAAGIAITGFLTGNAQQKNTGSNYVLIAPGDTEAEIIDKAVAVTPSPRQLRWQRLELTAFFHFGVNTFTGREWGHGKEDPRIFNPTQLDAHQWVKAAKAAGIKQVIITAKHHDGFCLWPTATTAHSVKSSPWKNGAGDVVKEVAEACKKEKIGFGVYLSPWDRNAKVYGSPAYNDFFVEQLTELLTRYGKVDEVWFDGANGEGPSGKKQVYDFERWYQLIRKLQPEAVIAIMGPDVRWVGTETGYGRDTEWSVVPTNNLSQESIAANSQQGLAFKPTGDMMGDDLGSRDKIVKAKGLVWYPAETDVSIRPGWFYHEKEDSQVKTPQKLEDIYYHSVGKNGVLLLNIPPDKRGLLHENDVKNLRDWNTIIQKTFSNNLAAEAKLSSSGKGAKKVFDKKEHTSWCPAPGDTTGTLELMLPQSTTFNVLLLQEQITRGQRIERFVLEYEENGDWKKVTEGTTVGYKRLLRFPEISARKVRLRILSSRKGFFLASFGLYKSAALP from the coding sequence ATGATGAAGAAAAAACTATGGCTTGCTGCAGGTATTGCCATCACCGGTTTTTTAACGGGCAACGCGCAGCAGAAAAACACGGGGAGCAATTATGTATTAATCGCCCCGGGCGATACGGAAGCGGAAATCATTGATAAAGCTGTTGCTGTTACACCTTCTCCACGGCAACTGCGTTGGCAGCGCCTGGAGCTTACCGCATTCTTTCATTTTGGGGTGAATACCTTCACCGGCAGGGAATGGGGACATGGAAAGGAAGATCCACGTATTTTTAACCCGACGCAACTGGATGCGCACCAGTGGGTGAAAGCCGCCAAAGCCGCGGGCATAAAACAAGTGATTATTACGGCAAAACACCACGATGGTTTCTGTTTATGGCCCACCGCCACCACGGCGCATTCTGTGAAAAGCAGTCCGTGGAAAAACGGTGCCGGTGATGTGGTGAAAGAAGTGGCCGAGGCTTGTAAAAAAGAAAAGATCGGGTTCGGTGTTTACCTCTCACCCTGGGACCGCAATGCCAAAGTTTATGGCTCCCCCGCTTATAACGACTTCTTCGTGGAACAACTCACGGAGCTGCTCACCCGCTACGGGAAGGTAGACGAAGTATGGTTCGATGGCGCCAATGGCGAAGGACCGAGCGGTAAAAAACAGGTGTATGATTTTGAACGCTGGTACCAACTGATCCGCAAATTGCAGCCTGAAGCGGTGATTGCCATTATGGGACCCGATGTGCGTTGGGTAGGTACGGAAACGGGTTATGGCCGCGATACAGAATGGAGCGTGGTGCCCACGAACAACCTGAGCCAGGAATCCATCGCCGCGAACTCACAGCAGGGCCTCGCATTTAAGCCTACCGGCGATATGATGGGCGATGACCTCGGCAGCCGCGATAAAATTGTAAAGGCGAAGGGGCTGGTGTGGTACCCCGCGGAAACCGACGTGTCCATCCGCCCGGGTTGGTTCTACCATGAAAAGGAGGACAGCCAGGTGAAAACACCCCAAAAGCTGGAAGACATTTACTACCATTCCGTAGGAAAAAACGGGGTGCTCCTGTTGAATATCCCCCCGGATAAACGGGGTTTATTGCACGAAAATGATGTGAAAAACCTCCGCGACTGGAACACGATCATCCAAAAAACCTTCAGCAACAACCTGGCTGCCGAGGCGAAACTGTCCTCCTCTGGGAAAGGCGCTAAAAAAGTATTCGATAAAAAAGAGCATACCAGTTGGTGTCCCGCTCCCGGAGACACAACAGGGACCCTTGAACTGATGCTTCCCCAGAGTACGACTTTTAATGTACTACTGCTGCAGGAGCAAATTACCCGCGGCCAGCGGATTGAGCGATTTGTGCTGGAATATGAAGAAAATGGCGATTGGAAAAAAGTAACGGAGGGCACCACGGTTGGTTACAAACGGCTGCTTCGTTTCCCCGAAATCAGTGCCCGTAAGGTAAGGCTGCGCATCCTTTCGTCCCGGAAAGGTTTTTTCCTGGCCAGTTTCGGCCTGTATAAATCGGCTGCATTACCTTGA
- a CDS encoding ferritin: MLSKAIAEALNKQVQMEAESSQAYLAMASWADIQPGLDGVAGFFFQQADEERMHMLKLMKFINERGGFAVVPALEQPILTYQSLIRVFQEFLKHEVAVSESINELVHLSLAEKDYATHNFLQWYVTEQMEEENTARILNDKLELIGEDKSGLYLFDRDILAYRGKK; this comes from the coding sequence ATGTTATCAAAAGCAATAGCGGAAGCGTTGAACAAACAGGTGCAGATGGAAGCTGAAAGTTCCCAGGCCTACCTGGCCATGGCTTCCTGGGCCGATATTCAACCCGGTTTAGATGGTGTGGCCGGCTTCTTTTTTCAACAGGCGGATGAAGAAAGAATGCACATGTTGAAACTGATGAAATTCATCAATGAAAGAGGCGGTTTTGCCGTTGTTCCGGCGCTGGAGCAGCCTATTCTTACCTACCAGTCCCTGATCCGTGTATTCCAGGAATTCCTGAAACATGAAGTGGCGGTGAGTGAAAGCATCAACGAACTGGTGCACCTATCGCTTGCCGAGAAAGATTACGCGACCCACAACTTCCTGCAGTGGTATGTAACGGAGCAGATGGAAGAAGAAAATACCGCGCGTATACTGAATGATAAGCTGGAACTGATTGGAGAAGATAAGAGTGGCCTGTATTTGTTCGACAGAGATATTCTGGCATATAGAGGGAAGAAGTAA